A segment of the Vagococcus hydrophili genome:
AAATTAGAAATATCTTCAATTGCGAGTTCAGTAATTATTCTAAATTCTTCTTCTGATACGAGTTTTGTATAGCCTACATATTTATTAGTTTTTTCATAATGTTGATCCATTCTATCTCTTACATCTTTTGGAATAATTTCATAATTTATACGTGAAGGATAACTCTTACCAAAATACCATTGCAAGTTCCCTTTAAAAGATTCTACCCCCTCTTTTATGATTTGATTGTGCCTTTCTGTATTTTTATCTTCATTTAAACTAAAGTATAAGGACGGAATTTGCTTGTTTTTACAACCTGGAGTATAAATCAAACCACAATTTGTTTGAATGCTAAAATAGTCAATCAGTATTTCCGTGATTTTTTTCTGTGTCTGTCCCATTATTTTTACCTCCAATTTTTTTATATTAGTTATCCTCAATAAAAATATACGTGGTTCACTTTAGATTTAGCTATTTTTAACAAAAAAACATCAACAACAAAACTACCTCTTTAGGTAACTTCATTACTGATGTTCTTCAAATTTATTGTAATAACTCCCACTGATAACTCATAGCTGATAAAGCGTAAAGTGGGGCTGTTTCTGCTCGGAGTATTCGTGGTCCTAAGCCACATAAAACGCCTTGATGCTCTTCAAAAAGAGCAATTTCTTCTGGTGTAATACCACCTTCTGGTCCAAAGATAATTAAGAGTTTCTCGCCTTTTTTGACCTCTTGCAAGACTTTGACAAAACTCTTCACTTCCCCTTCTTTAGCTGATTCTTCATAGGCAACTAAGACGTGATCGTAATCAGATAAACTTTCTAAAAAAGGTTTAAAGCTAGCTAATAAAGTTACTTTGGGAACTCTTTGACGATGAGATTGTTCCGCTGCTTCTTTAACAATTTTATCAAAGCGTTGCTCTTTTTTAGCTAATTTTTTTTCATCCCATTTAACCACAGAAGTTTTACTTGGAAAAGCAATCAATTCCGACATACCAAGCTCTGTTGCTTTTTGAGCCACCCACTCTAGTTTGTCACCTTTAGTAAACCCACAAGCAATCGACACAGTCACTGGCATCTCTTTTTCCATTTGTTCTTTACGAATTTCTTTTAAGACAATGCGCTCAGCTTCAATATCAGTTATCTCTGCCACAATCGCAATTTCATTAGTAAAAATCAGGAAACACTTATCCTCAGGTTTAACTCGCATCACATGAGCGGCGTGATGAAAGTCGTCACCAACTAATTCAAACTCAACTTGCTCTAGATAATCCTCATCAATAAAGTATCGTTGCATTATCTTAGTCCTCAGTACTTTTCTTAATAATAAAGGCTAACCAATCTTTTTGTTGGAATCGTTGGTCCACTTCAAAGCCATTAGCGTAAAGAACTTCTAACACGTCTGACTCTTTGTCTTCAATGATACCTGAAATAATAAACGTGCCACCCTCATTTAAACAACGGTACGCATCAGGAATTAAGGCAATAATAATGTCTGCCAAAATATTTGCCACAATCACATCTGCTTTTTGATCAACACCCACTAATAGGTTATTTGCTGAAACATGCACATCTTTTGCCACTGGGTTTAAGTTCATATTTTCTTTGGCTGAATTAACAGCTACCTCATCTAAATCATAGGCAAAAACCTCACCTGCACCTAAACATTTACTGGCAATACTTAAAACGCCAGACCCCGTTCCCACATCAAGGACTGTTTCACCACCACGTAATACAACTTCTAAAGCTTGTAATGTTAAACGAGTCGTTGGATGTGTTCCTGTACCAAACGCCATGCCTGGATCTAATTTCATCACATGTTCATCTGCTGAATGAGGTGTGTATTCTTGCCATTCAGGAACAATCGTTAAATAACGACTAATATTTACTGGATGATAATATTTTTTCCATGCTGTTGCCCAATCATTTTCCACCACTTCTGAGGTTTCAATTTTATTTTCACCAATATCTAAGCCGAATGTTATTAACTCTTCAACTCGTGACTTAACAGTTGGTAAGATTTCTGGTAAAAAGATCGTTTCAGGGTAGTAGGCAATCACTTTTGCGCCTTCTTTAATATGATCAAAGGTTGCTGCATCTAAAATTTCGCCAAAGGCATCACTTTCAAAATTAATCACATCCATCGCGTCTTCAATGGCAACACCGTTTGCTCCTGATTCCATTAAAATATTAGAAACAGCTTCCACTGCTTCACTTGTTGTTAAAACTGAGACTTGATTCCACTTCATGATTTGACCTCTTTCTTAGTATTTCGGATATGATACCCATGTATTATTGTTGATAGCTACTGTTTGTTTGCTAAATTCTTCTTCATTCCAATTTAATTCGAACACTTCTTGAGATTCGTCAGAAAGAAAATCTAATAA
Coding sequences within it:
- a CDS encoding 16S rRNA (uracil(1498)-N(3))-methyltransferase, with translation MQRYFIDEDYLEQVEFELVGDDFHHAAHVMRVKPEDKCFLIFTNEIAIVAEITDIEAERIVLKEIRKEQMEKEMPVTVSIACGFTKGDKLEWVAQKATELGMSELIAFPSKTSVVKWDEKKLAKKEQRFDKIVKEAAEQSHRQRVPKVTLLASFKPFLESLSDYDHVLVAYEESAKEGEVKSFVKVLQEVKKGEKLLIIFGPEGGITPEEIALFEEHQGVLCGLGPRILRAETAPLYALSAMSYQWELLQ
- the prmA gene encoding 50S ribosomal protein L11 methyltransferase codes for the protein MKWNQVSVLTTSEAVEAVSNILMESGANGVAIEDAMDVINFESDAFGEILDAATFDHIKEGAKVIAYYPETIFLPEILPTVKSRVEELITFGLDIGENKIETSEVVENDWATAWKKYYHPVNISRYLTIVPEWQEYTPHSADEHVMKLDPGMAFGTGTHPTTRLTLQALEVVLRGGETVLDVGTGSGVLSIASKCLGAGEVFAYDLDEVAVNSAKENMNLNPVAKDVHVSANNLLVGVDQKADVIVANILADIIIALIPDAYRCLNEGGTFIISGIIEDKESDVLEVLYANGFEVDQRFQQKDWLAFIIKKSTED